The Verrucomicrobiia bacterium genome window below encodes:
- a CDS encoding glutathione peroxidase yields MALVTLTAFAAQSVLDIPLKDINGKDAALKDHKGKVILVVNVASKCGYTKQYTGLEAIQQKYKDKGFTVVGMPCNQFGGQEPGTNEQIKEFCSSKFNVTFPLYDKIEVNGANRHPLYTALAGKDSPFPGDIKWNFNKFLIGKDGKILARFDSKVTPESPEMAAAIEKALAAK; encoded by the coding sequence ATGGCACTCGTCACACTTACGGCTTTTGCCGCCCAATCGGTTCTCGATATCCCGCTCAAGGACATCAATGGCAAGGATGCCGCCCTCAAAGATCACAAAGGCAAGGTCATCCTCGTGGTGAACGTGGCCTCCAAGTGCGGTTACACAAAGCAATACACCGGCCTGGAAGCGATCCAGCAGAAATACAAGGACAAGGGCTTCACGGTGGTGGGCATGCCGTGCAACCAGTTCGGCGGACAGGAACCGGGCACGAACGAGCAGATCAAAGAATTCTGCTCCAGCAAATTCAACGTGACCTTCCCGCTGTATGACAAGATCGAGGTGAACGGTGCGAACCGGCATCCGCTCTACACTGCACTGGCGGGCAAGGACTCACCGTTCCCGGGCGATATCAAGTGGAACTTCAACAAGTTCCTCATCGGCAAAGATGGCAAGATACTCGCGCGCTTCGATTCCAAGGTAACGCCGGAATCTCCCGAGATGGCTGCTGCCATCGAGAAAGCGCTCGCCGCGAAGTAA
- a CDS encoding glycerophosphodiester phosphodiesterase family protein, producing the protein MPQRGLCAHRGAMATHPENTIPAFQEAIRLGAQMIEFDVQLSRDGELVLMHDATVDRTTNGKGKVTELAFKELRALDAGVKKDVRFTGTRIPTFEETLEMMPRNVWLNCHLKGGAALGAAVAKAIVRAKRQHQAFMACGGEAAKAAREVERDILICNMDRQANSLDYVQQTIAMKAGFIQLLGKGEVSAEQVRLLKANGVRVNYYHAETPELVKNLFVNGVDFPLVNDLAAFLPIAKDAGIQPVAPVF; encoded by the coding sequence ATGCCGCAGCGCGGGTTGTGTGCGCATCGTGGAGCGATGGCGACGCATCCGGAGAATACGATCCCGGCGTTTCAGGAGGCGATCCGGCTGGGCGCACAGATGATCGAGTTCGATGTGCAGCTCTCGCGTGATGGTGAGCTGGTGCTGATGCATGATGCCACGGTGGATCGCACCACAAACGGCAAGGGCAAGGTGACAGAGCTGGCCTTCAAGGAATTGCGAGCATTGGATGCGGGTGTGAAAAAGGACGTGCGGTTTACTGGAACACGCATCCCTACTTTTGAGGAAACGCTGGAGATGATGCCGCGCAATGTGTGGTTGAACTGTCACTTGAAAGGCGGTGCTGCGCTCGGCGCAGCGGTGGCGAAAGCGATTGTGCGAGCCAAGCGGCAACATCAGGCATTCATGGCGTGTGGTGGTGAGGCGGCAAAAGCTGCACGAGAGGTGGAGCGGGACATTCTCATCTGCAATATGGATCGCCAGGCGAATAGCTTGGATTATGTGCAGCAGACGATCGCGATGAAAGCGGGGTTTATCCAATTGTTAGGAAAGGGGGAAGTCTCCGCCGAACAAGTGCGATTGTTAAAAGCGAATGGTGTGCGGGTGAATTATTACCACGCCGAAACGCCAGAGCTGGTGAAGAATCTTTTCGTGAACGGAGTGGATTTCCCGCTGGTGAATGACTTGGCAGCGTTTCTGCCAATCGCGAAGGACGCGGGCATACAGCCTGTGGCCCCTGTGTTTTAA
- a CDS encoding SPFH domain-containing protein, with the protein MSFLIAAVVTFVACFIVVPILLGLCRMIIAYTIVEERRCHVYMLFGKVIGIIDEPGFYFLFPRLGWRAFLVHWLGRCLVVDMRIDQEYLRSQPVNSEEGAPIGIGIWYEMMISDPVAYLFKNTDPRGSLAANVSNSTVRSLSNMPLDKLMCDRHGMSHTVRDEVSPKSHEWGYKLGSVYIRKVHFRDAGMIRQIESKVVNRLRQVTSAIKQDGANQVSIITSTAERKAAVEFAKAKAIRPQIVGTALNRISQDKEVAATMFDILEMQKIIEGEARITIIPKNHDMLSSMLASGDKPQTQRTGQRPPSVPSN; encoded by the coding sequence GTGAGCTTCTTGATCGCTGCTGTGGTGACGTTCGTCGCCTGCTTCATCGTAGTGCCCATCTTGCTGGGCCTGTGCCGCATGATCATCGCCTACACCATCGTGGAGGAACGGCGCTGCCACGTTTACATGCTCTTCGGCAAGGTCATCGGCATCATCGATGAACCGGGCTTTTACTTCCTCTTCCCGCGACTCGGCTGGCGCGCATTCCTAGTGCACTGGCTGGGCCGTTGCCTGGTGGTGGATATGCGCATTGACCAGGAATATCTCCGCAGCCAGCCGGTGAATTCCGAGGAGGGCGCACCCATCGGTATCGGTATCTGGTATGAGATGATGATCAGCGACCCTGTCGCCTATCTCTTCAAGAACACCGACCCGCGCGGCTCGCTCGCGGCGAACGTCAGCAACTCGACCGTGCGCAGCCTGAGCAACATGCCGCTCGATAAACTCATGTGTGACCGTCACGGCATGAGCCACACCGTGCGTGACGAGGTTTCGCCCAAGTCGCACGAGTGGGGTTACAAGCTCGGCTCCGTTTACATCCGCAAAGTACACTTCCGCGATGCCGGTATGATCCGCCAGATCGAGAGCAAGGTGGTGAACCGTCTGCGCCAGGTGACCTCTGCCATCAAGCAGGATGGTGCGAACCAGGTAAGCATCATCACCAGCACGGCGGAACGCAAAGCAGCGGTGGAGTTCGCGAAAGCGAAAGCCATCCGCCCGCAGATCGTCGGCACCGCTCTGAACCGTATATCGCAAGACAAGGAAGTCGCTGCGACGATGTTCGACATCCTTGAGATGCAAAAAATCATCGAGGGCGAAGCCCGCATCACGATCATACCGAAGAATCACGACATGCTCTCCAGCATGCTCGCTTCGGGAGACAAGCCACAGACACAAAGAACGGGCCAACGCCCGCCTAGCGTGCCAAGCAATTAG
- a CDS encoding SPFH domain-containing protein has translation MGIFFGIIVGFVAWFLVRYLVAGFYTVDQNERAVKTSFGRAERIEGKTTLEDPISETLRESERERYIFPQVRVIPPGGPYWKFPWEKVYKVSVATQTVNMAFDPENPMANQGGRMLEAVTKDQLNVGLTGQIRYRVSDRNLYAYLFGVKNPFAHIMGYFVSVLRERIATFEAPVAMDLIFECPQCRQKLALEPANAGSRVACPSCSREINVPKTTEAGVQLVPRAQSKAVSTTPPDGMIDSPEELASAIGVSINDLRKNLRDLNEHMDRECRSSSARYGMVLDASLITGIDPPEEVESALAAINTAHNQVSSDISLAQASADQKIVQSKRAVEIETLKAQAEVEPLERMAQQLTDLKQNGSGALEAYRRNVRLSMFEQAEKVFVEVEK, from the coding sequence ATGGGTATCTTTTTTGGAATAATAGTGGGGTTCGTGGCGTGGTTCCTCGTGCGTTACTTGGTCGCGGGCTTTTACACCGTGGATCAGAACGAACGCGCGGTGAAGACCAGCTTCGGACGGGCAGAACGGATTGAGGGCAAGACCACGCTCGAAGATCCCATCTCCGAGACGTTGCGCGAAAGCGAGCGCGAGCGCTACATCTTCCCGCAGGTGCGAGTGATCCCGCCAGGGGGACCTTATTGGAAATTCCCGTGGGAAAAGGTGTATAAAGTTTCCGTGGCCACCCAGACGGTGAATATGGCGTTCGATCCCGAAAACCCGATGGCCAATCAAGGTGGGCGGATGCTGGAAGCGGTGACGAAAGACCAGTTGAACGTCGGCCTCACGGGCCAGATACGTTACCGCGTTTCGGACCGCAATCTCTACGCCTACCTTTTCGGCGTGAAGAATCCCTTCGCGCATATCATGGGTTATTTCGTTTCAGTACTGCGTGAGCGTATCGCGACGTTTGAGGCACCCGTGGCAATGGACCTGATCTTTGAGTGTCCGCAATGCCGGCAAAAACTGGCTCTGGAACCGGCCAATGCCGGGTCGCGCGTCGCCTGTCCATCCTGTAGTCGTGAGATCAATGTGCCCAAGACGACGGAAGCGGGTGTGCAACTCGTCCCGCGCGCGCAAAGCAAGGCTGTGTCCACCACGCCTCCCGATGGCATGATCGATTCCCCGGAAGAACTCGCTTCCGCGATCGGCGTGTCCATCAACGATCTGCGCAAAAACCTGCGTGACCTGAACGAACACATGGACCGCGAATGCCGTTCCTCTTCCGCGCGTTACGGCATGGTATTGGATGCCTCGCTCATCACCGGCATCGACCCACCGGAGGAAGTCGAATCCGCGCTCGCGGCAATCAATACCGCGCACAATCAAGTGTCCTCGGACATCAGCTTGGCACAAGCTTCTGCCGATCAAAAGATCGTGCAATCCAAACGTGCAGTGGAGATCGAAACGCTGAAGGCGCAAGCCGAAGTGGAACCGCTCGAACGCATGGCGCAGCAATTGACCGATCTGAAACAAAATGGTTCAGGCGCGCTGGAGGCATATCGCCGCAATGTGCGTCTCTCGATGTTCGAACAGGCCGAAAAAGTCTTCGTGGAGGTGGAAAAGTGA